The nucleotide window CGTTATGATAGGATATAACTCATACATATTAACCAACCCTTTTATAAACTAATGTAGGAACCAATAGATTGATAAGACGAAGACAAGGACGGTTAGAAAATATGTAGTAGTTAAATCCATATAAATTACGGTAAGTTTCTCCATGCACATAAATTACAGGACAATGTGACTTCGTAAAAATGTATCATTAAACTTCAATTCCAAATATAAATTGGGTGGATCGCGTTATAGTAACTTCATTGTAAGAACGAATAGATTGGTAAAACCAAGACAAGCATGATTAACAAAATATGTAGTATTTAAATCCATATAAATTATGGTAAGTTTCAATTTAAATTACTTATATGTGGAGGATCCAAAAAACAGTTTGTAAagaaacaaacaaataaaatcagtacaAAATAAAATCAACCAAAGGTCCCCTAATTGGGCTACATTTTGCAACTAAATGGTGTAAACCTTCCAATAATTTGTGGCCCATAAGTTGTGAACCATAAAACCATGTTAAAGGCCCACAACTTGAATCGGGTTTCTTAAATCCTAATCTCATTACCTCCGCTATGAATACCCTCTCATTACCTCGGTCTGAATCAAAGTCAAGATCAAAAATTAACGCCAAAATCTCAATGCACATTTGAACACCCTCTCACTTTGGAAGCAATCGATGAACACGTAATGGTAGGTTTTTCTATTCCATTTGTTTAAATCTTCTCTGCAGATTTGTCTGCGTTGATTGTTTTATTTAGTTAGGTTTTTAATGGGGATGTTCTATCACCACTATCTGttcaaaaaaattgattttttggACAATGATTACAATAATCACCTGTAGCTAGCCCTATATCACACATATTTTCCCAATTTTTATGTATAGTTATGGAGAGTAATAAGAATTTTATACCAAGAGATAGAAAGTGTTTTCCACAGTGCAGTACCCAAATGTCCAAAGAGTCAAGGAAGATAAGAAAGTCTATCCTGAATAAGCGTAGAAACAGTGGTGTGTTTCACTCTGTACAGACACCTCCTATTACTGATACACTTCCGACCAAGGTTCCTATTACTACGAACGATAATGGATGTATGTTTTTGATGGTCATTTTTCATAATACATATATAAATGTAATGTTATATTAGCTGAAAcctatttgtttatttataacaACCAGTATCATCAAAAGGTGTCTATGAACCCTCAAGTCTACATTACACGCcatcccccataaatcggaatcAAACTGTAATGTCGTTCGAATCCTATTCTACAAATATGGGTAAACAACTCTACTGCTACTTTTCAAATTATCTTACATACTGATTGTAAAAAAATGTGAAAATTGTAAGTGTTTATAGCTAGAATTAACCAAATCTCGTCATGTACAACATGTCACACGCCCGCCAAGTTAGATCGAACATGTGTTAGTACGATTCCTCTGACTTCATCCAGTTTTGGTAAGTTTATAAATCGTATTTTTTAAGGTATGATATCATATTTGACCTTGTCACTTTGTTTCAATTTTTAGGACAATCCGAAAATGTTAATTATGGTGTGCATGACTCTAGAAAGAGGAAACAAAGATTCAAAACGATGGATATAAGTAAATTTGATTTATCTATTATAGCTGATGAAAGGAGGACATCTTCAATGGTCACACCACTTGCATCATCGAATCATCACATTGAGAGCAGCCCTCTAATGAATATTACAAACTGTATGCTGTATAGAATTTTGTTATTACTGTTAATCATTCATTGAATGTTGCTCGAAGTTTTATAACATTTGTAAATTTTGTCTTGCAAGTGGATCGCGTTACAGTAAGGTCCCGTCGAAGTCATATTCCAACTCCTCTGAATATTGATATTAGAACTTCTCGACGTTTGCCAAAGTGTTCCGTAGTAGACATTAATTGTATGTGGTTTACTTTTAATGCAAAACTAAATATAGGTTTCCGATTCACTATATTTGAGTAATGTATTGCATATCCTCCTACCTGTTGGAACTGATGTTAACGGTCATTTCTAAAATGAAATGGCAGGAAAAGAACACTCCTACCCTGGTGAAAGGTCTAACTTTGATGATTCCAATTCCTCTGATTGTTTACCATCTTCTATCGTAAACAAAGATTTTCGGAATTGCAAGAGGTACATACCCTCCTTTAACATATCAAAGTATTTTTCCAGATAACACTTTAATCTCCTAATATTTCTCTTATATAATAATCTTTTTTATGTGCCTATATAATTTTGTAGAATACGTTGATCATGGAGATGCTATTTTTGTATGTTCTTACTGTCATGCAATGCTTTGGAAAGATGAAATGCTTAGGGGTAATTTGGATTCTAAGAAATCTGCTTTTTCTCTTTGTTGTTCGAACAGAGACGTTGAATTGCCTCCCTCACCTGCTCCTCCTCCGTTGCTCGAAAGGTTTTACAAAAAAGTTACTCCTGAAAGCCGCAATTTCATGAATAATATTCGAGCATATAACATGATGTTTTCCTTCACATCCCTTGGTGGCAAGGTTTCTAAAAGTTTTCAAAAAAGCAAAGGTTCTTATGTTTTCGTATTACAAGGACAAAATTACCATCGCATTGATAGTCTGCTACCAAATGAGGGTGAAGAGCCCAAATTTTCACAGCTTTATATTTATGATTCCCAAAACGAGGATTTTAACCGTCAAAAGGCTGTAAGGTAAATTAAGCATTCACTAAATACTGGTTCTATTATCTGTTTTACATATAtctcctatatatataataatgtaATTTTCTACACAGTGTCGAGGAAGGTTCGAAAACAACCACTAAACAAGACCTTGATCTTGCCATATCCAGTCTTAAAAAAATGTTGGATTCTTGTAATCCACTTGTGAAGTCATTTAGAATGGTACAAGATTGTTTTAAAGAAAATGACTGGCAAAATGTAAAACTCAAGCTCATTGGAACAAGGGATAAGGATGGTAGAATTTTTAACTTGCCTACTGCTGAAGAAATTGCTGCATTAATAATTTGTGATTTTGAAGGACCATTTGATAAAagggatatcatagttcaaacaAAATCAGGCGGTCTTCAGAGAATTAGTGAGCTTCATCCCTCTTATCTTGCATTGCAATATCCATTTATCTTCCCGTATGCAGAAGATAGATTTAGACTTGGTATTAAACATCGAGGTGTTTCAGTTGATTGTGATATACTTAGAACCAGCACCACAATGAGAGAATTTTTTAGTTACAGAATACAAGACAGACCCAACCAATTTTCGTTGTTAGTCAATGCCCAAAAGCTATTCCAACAGTTTGTGGTTGATGCGTATATGATGATAGAATCTGCAGGGTTAGCTTACATAAAGACACAACAACCCAAACTTAGAACTCAAACCTTTAAGAATTTAAATCAAAGTGTTGAAAGTGAAGAAAGCGATGCGTCAAATTGTGGAAAACAAATTTTGTTGCCTTCATCATTTACCGGCGGATCGAGACATATGATGCAAAAGTACCTAGATGCTATGGCAATCTGCAAAGCTGTAGGATATCCGGATCTCTTCATAGCAGTCACTTGTAATCGCAATTGGCCTGAGATTTATAGGTGTTTAAAAGACAAACGGTTGAACCCTCAAGATAGACCGGATATTATCGCACGGTTATTCAAAATTAAAATCAATCATCTAATTCAAGATTTCAAGAAACATAAATTCTTTGGTGAGATACAAGCAAGTACTTGATTGTAAAATGTTTTAATTAATTtgtcaaataatacttttactAACAGTTTTTTTCACGTAATATTTCAGTTATTTATACAATCGAATTTCAGAAACGTGGTCTACCTCATGCTCATATATGTTTGTTCTTAAGTGCCGAGAGCAAGTTTCCAACTGCTAAAGAAATTGATTTGGTTATTAGTGCTGAAATACCTGACAAAGAGACGGATGCTAAACTGTATGAACTTGTCAAACAGTTTATGATCCACGGTCCTTGTGGTACAGACAACCCTCATTGTCCATGCATGGTTAATTTAAAATGTTCAAAGAAGTTTCCGAAAAAGTATGTAGATGAGACTTGTGTTGATTCTGAAGAATATACTATCTACTGTCGTCGTCAAACATGTAACACTGTAGAAAAAAATGGCGTGTTGCTTGACAATAGGTTTGTAGTTCCGTACAATGCTATGCTACTCAAAAAGTATCAGTGCCACATAAATGTTGAGTGGTGTAACCAAACAGGATCCATCAAATATTTGTTCAAATACATTAATAAGGGTCCGGATAGAGTGACAGCTTCTATTTACCAAAGTACGACAACTGCTAACGTGAACAAGCAAAATGAGGAAATGACAAATAATCAAAATCTGTCAAACAAAACAGAAGTAGATGAAGTTAAAGCATATCTTGATTGTAGATATATTTTAGCGTGTGAAGCTGCCTGGAGAATCTTCAAGTTTGACATACACTATCGAGTTTCATCTGTTGAAATATTGTCTTTTCATTGCGAAGATGGTCAGGCTATTGTTTATGATGATAATTCAAACTTGTGTGACGTGGTCAGTAACCCAACTGTGAAAATGACTATGTTCACAGAATGGATGAAATGTAACCAAATGGATGCATTTGCTAGAACATTGAAGTATATAGAGTTCCCCAGATACTTTGTATGGATACACAAAGAACGAAAGTGGATACGTAGAAAAAGACCTTTTGGTGCAGTTGGTAGGATACATTATGTATCTCCATCACTTGGTGATTGTTATTTCTTGAGAATTTTATTGAATCATGTTATAGGA belongs to Helianthus annuus cultivar XRQ/B chromosome 5, HanXRQr2.0-SUNRISE, whole genome shotgun sequence and includes:
- the LOC110943770 gene encoding uncharacterized protein LOC110943770 — translated: MSAEKKSTGESPSLSLSFIDDLNPSKDMWTIKCRIIRKWFQSFRMDLILLDEKGRKIQAENTDAYKVVNHGYKINFYRCTVVTRANGWQGVDYGFNFMAHSEILKGEGKDLLTVDVAGTVVWCGDMEIFPNERKRMNLDFQDVHKFYFATYINCLGEVVRCTLWNGYAQQFSDFLSQKNPNKNVMAVIQHVKIKKWQVKQFEAGASSSSQTILSSQSVFPVRQEFLIETPKKHVDEIIEIESVMSCVVVATIKMVQENYGWFYPACRNCNKKVLTKTEYLQYAKIISDEVMNLSPTSLVCPICDKECTSITIKFKVHLRVQDETGSVSFMMFDKDVTKLIGSTASDIRERQLKVNDTESFPHEISRLVEKKLAFKIEVSDYNLNHDYHVYTIQKVFSQEGSEIKAVQLSESSQMAGAAISKDVVSVTVNSSVVEAEKDSGTSPNGKRSLQEVEGQNVGELSSNNKNNRKKSSRVSDSLYLSNVLHILLPVGTDVNEYVDHGDAIFVCSYCHAMLWKDEMLRGNLDSKKSAFSLCCSNRDVELPPSPAPPPLLERFYKKVTPESRNFMNNIRAYNMMFSFTSLGGKVSKSFQKSKGSYVFVLQGQNYHRIDSLLPNEGEEPKFSQLYIYDSQNEDFNRQKAVSVEEGSKTTTKQDLDLAISSLKKMLDSCNPLVKSFRMVQDCFKENDWQNVKLKLIGTRDKDGRIFNLPTAEEIAALIICDFEGPFDKRDIIVQTKSGGLQRISELHPSYLALQYPFIFPYAEDRFRLGIKHRGVSVDCDILRTSTTMREFFSYRIQDRPNQFSLLVNAQKLFQQFVVDAYMMIESAGLAYIKTQQPKLRTQTFKNLNQSVESEESDASNCGKQILLPSSFTGGSRHMMQKYLDAMAICKAVGYPDLFIAVTCNRNWPEIYRCLKDKRLNPQDRPDIIARLFKIKINHLIQDFKKHKFFGEIQAIIYTIEFQKRGLPHAHICLFLSAESKFPTAKEIDLVISAEIPDKETDAKLYELVKQFMIHGPCGTDNPHCPCMVNLKCSKKFPKKYVDETCVDSEEYTIYCRRQTCNTVEKNGVLLDNRFVVPYNAMLLKKYQCHINVEWCNQTGSIKYLFKYINKGPDRVTASIYQSTTTANVNKQNEEMTNNQNLSNKTEVDEVKAYLDCRYILACEAAWRIFKFDIHYRVSSVEILSFHCEDGQAIVYDDNSNLCDVVSNPTVKMTMFTEWMKCNQMDAFARTLKYIEFPRYFVWIHKERKWIRRKRPFGAVGRIHYVSPSLGDCYFLRILLNHVIGPMSFNDIKTVDGKVYDTFKDACFARGLLDDDNEYIIAMTEASTWSISDFLHLVIPEEEIENICLSHIEKLLHAYGSTLSSFSDMPNVPDNYISALNNQMIMKELPYDRATIKKELASYLKSLTDEQRKVYQTIMNAVAKGSGGVFFVYGYGGTGKTFLWKTFAAALRFKGEVFLNVASSGIASLLLDGGRTAHSRFVIPINVNEDSICSIEPNSELGGLIKETKMII